The DNA segment AATGCGGCCAGCGTCTGGTCCACTCCGGTGGGCAACGGTTCACCCAAATCGCTGAGCGCCAATAACTGGTCCGTGGATGATTATTTCCAGTTCGAAGCCAGCTCAATCGGCTACGCCGGATTGGTCGTCTCCTTTGATCAGACGGGCAGCAACACCGGCCCGCGCGATTTCGGACTGCAATACAGTGCGGACGGCACCACGTTTCTGCAATTCGGCACCTACACGGTCATCAATGCGGGTTGGAATTCCTCAAACCCAACCCCAAATCCCAGCTCGTACAGCTTTGACCTCAGCGGCATCACGGCCTTGGATAACGCGACGGCCATTTACTTCCGTCTGGTGAACCTCGGGACTACCGCCATCAACGGCAACGATGTCGCCGCTGGCGGAACGGGGCGCGTGGATAACTTCACCATCGCCACGATTCCCGAGCCGTCCTCGCTGACCCTGGTGGGCGGACTCGGTTTGCTCGGCCTGTTTTTCAAGCGACGCCATCAGAAATAATTCAAGTCATATTGCCAACCCTCGGGGCGAAAGTGTGCTTCACTTTCGCCCCATTTTTTTGGCGCAGTTTGACACCGCACAGAAATAATGGACGAGTTGTTTTGAAGGGATGGATGCCCGCTTCGGTCTGTAATTGCGGCGAGGTCGCACCGCCGTGCGAAATGTCACTTGATGCGGTTACTGGGCGGGGTTATACGTCCTTCATGGTTATTAAGTCCATCCGTGAATTCAACCACGCAGTGCCGTTTCGGCCCTATGAAATTTGCATGGCCAGTGGCAAACGCTATATCGTGCCTCACTCTGATTTTGCCACGGTCTCTCCCAAAGGCTCGTTTGTTATTGTATTCGACAACGATGAACGTCCACACCACCTGAGCGCTTTGCTGATCGAAAGCGCCTCGCTCCTGAACGGCCACAAACGGAAGACAAAAAGGCAGTCCGCCTGAATCTCGGCGGCCAGCATGGTTGTATTACGCCGTCGCCAGATTATCTGCCGACACCTTCGATTTACCAGATGGCGGTTCGGCGTCGTTGGCTGAGGACTGAGGGCGGTCAGCTAAAACCTTGATCGGCTCGTAGAACGTATTCCGTTGCACCGGCGTGCGACCGGCTTCGCGGATGGCTTTGTTCGTCTCAAGCTGCCACCACAAACGTCACCTTCGGCTTGATGCCCAGATCGGCGGCAACGGTTTTAACGATGATGCCGAGATTGCGCGCCGTAGGGTTGCCGGTTTGGTTTAACATGCGGTGCAGCGTCTTTTCGCCCAAGCCGGTTTCATGCGCGAGTTCCTTGAAAGTGATTCCGGCGTGAACCAGATCGCGCAGGCGGGAAAGTGCCTCCGCCGTTTCGCCCGCCAGCAGCATATCTATCGCGCCGGCGTATAGCAGTCGCGCGAACTTGCGGTCGCGCTTGATGCGCGCGATGACCGTTTCTTTGTATGCTCGTGTCAGTGCCATGTTAGTTCTTTGTTTGTTTGTAGTGTTTCCACCGCACAATCGCGGCGGCGATGTCCGCACTCTGCCGCCGCTTGCCGCCGCCCCCCAACAGGATGATGAGCGTCTTTCCGTCCCGCCCGAAATAAACGCGGTAGCCAGACCCGAAATCCAGCCGCAGTTCGGACACGCCCTCGCCCACGACCTTGGCCACGCCGAAGTTGCCGGACTCCAGCCGGCGGATGTATCGGTCAACGCGATCTGCGGTTACGGCATCCAACCCATCAAACCATTCTGCAAAAGGCGACCGGCCCTCGATTGTATATTCCCGGATTTCAAAAGCCGCAGCCATATAGTTACATTTATGTTACCATTGTCAAGGGGCGGGCTTGCACGCTCACGCTGTCGCCAAATTGTCTGCCGACACCTTCGATTTACCAGATGGCGGTTCGGCGTCGTTGGCTGAGGACTGAGGGCGGTCAGCTAAAACCTTGATCGGCTCGTAGAACGTGTTCCGCTGCACCGGCGTGCGACCGGCTTCGCGGATGGCTTTGATCATGTCCGCTTCGGTTTGCAATTGCGGCGAGGTCGCACCCGCCATGTGGAAGATATGTTCCTCGATGATCGTACCGTGCAAATCATCCGCGCCGTAGCTCAACGCCACCTGCGCCAGCTTCATGCCCAGTCCGACCCAGTACGCCGTGATGTGATCAAAGTTATCGAGGTAAATGCGGCTGATCGCCATGGTGCGGAGTGAATCGAAAGCCGTCGGTGCGTGTTCAACCGGGATGTCGTTGTCCTGCGGCATGTAAGCGAGCGGCACGAAACCACAGAAGCCGTGCGTCTCATCCTGCAACGCGCGCAATTGGCGCAAGTGATCCACGCGATCGGCCAGCGATTCGACGTGGCCATAAAGCATGGTGCAGGTGCTGCGACCACCGAGCCGATGCCAGATGCGATGCACATCGAGCCATTCCTCCGCGGACTCCTTGCCCTTGGCAATCGCGCTGCGAACTTCCTTGCGGAAAATTTCCGCGCCACCACCGGTGAGCGATTCAAGCCCGGCGGCTTTCAACTCAATCAAGGTCTGTTCCACGGAACGCTTACCAAGCCAGGCCAGGTGCAGAATTTCGTTCGCGGTGAAACATTTGAGTTGAAGTCGGGGAGCACACGCGCCCCGCGTGTCATTTTCCGCGCCGCGCGGAAAATCTCTGTTGACTAACTCCTCCCCCGAAAGCTTGTTGGACGAAGGTTCGGACGAGGCGTCCGAACCAGCACGCGGGGCGCGTGCGCTCCCCAAGTCATCATTCAACGCGCTCAGCGCCTTGAGCATGTCCGTGTAATAGCTGAACGGCAGGGAGGGATGCAGTCCGCCGACGATGTGCAATTCCGTGATGCCGAGCCGCAACGCTTCGCGCGCCTTCTCGACCATCTGCGGGATGCTCAATTCAAAGCCGTCCTTGTCGCGTTTCTTGCGTTGGAACGCACAGAACTGACAGCTCAGGATGCAGTAGTTCGAGTAGTTGAGGTAGCGATTGACGATGTAGCTGGCGCGGTTACCCACCTTCTTTTGCCGCGCCAGATCGGCGATGGCGCCGAGCGCATTCAGGTCTTTGGAGGCAAACAAACGCAGGGCATCAGCTTCGGAAAGGCGCTCCCCGGCGGCGACCTTGTCGTAGAGATCGCGCAATTCGCTGCGGTGCAGGAAGAAACTCACGATTTACGACTAGCAGAATTAGGCGGGCGACGAAAGTCTCTTTAGCCGGAACGATTTCAAGCGATCGGGCGGCAAACGGATTGCGCCAACCGGTCCAAAATTCATTTTGCAAATCCGGACAAATGAGTAGTCTGGTTTCCGTTCGCCAACGAGTGACTGCTTATGAGTGACGCCTTTGCTGACAAGATTGAAATGCAACACCGGCTGTTTGCCGAGTTGTCCGAAATGTTCGGAGCGGAAGTGCCGCTCTATGACAAATCATTGCTCGTCAATCGCGAGTGTAATCGGGCCGTGTGCCACCTGCTCGGCCAGCGCCATCGCGGTTTCGCTCTGACCGACGAGCAACTGGATGAAACCAGCAGCGAACGGCACGGCGCGATCCGCATTGGCAAGCCCGCCGAGTACCGCCTGATCTGCCAGTTCTTCGCGGCGTTCGCCATGGAGCCGCACAATTTCTATGACATGGCCAACGTCGGCCCCAAGAGTCAACCAATCATCGCCACCGCGTTCCGGTCACGAGTGAATCCCGATCACCGGGTGTTCACGTCGTTGTTGCTGACGGACTTTTTTGATCCGGCCACCCGGTCACGCATTGAAGCGTTGCTTGCCACCCGCGAAGTTTTTTCCGAACGCGCCAAGCAGTTGGTGATTAAAAATGAGGAGCAGGACGGGCTGGATTGGGAGGACGCGAAAGCGCTGATTGCAGAAGGCGTGAACGGTATTTTCAAATGGACCGGTCACGCGCGCGATTATCCGCTGTATCAAGAGCTGTGTAATACCGGTTTCAAAATCGCCGCGGACATTGCGTGTTTCCAATCGCACCACTTGAATCATCTGACGCCCAATACGTTCTGCATGGATCTCTACACGGCAGCGATGAAGTTTTGCCTGGGCGAATTGAGCGCGGCGGAATTCCAGTCGCGTGCGGAAACCGCCCTCCGCCGCACCGTCGCGCGCGCTGATCGTGATTGGATGCGCCTGCATTTCAAACACATGGATCGCGCGGTGATTGACGGCTTTCAAGCGGGTGAAGTGCCGCCGCGAGCCGCGAGCGAAATCGCGGCACAATTATTACAGCGTTTGCGGCAGGAAGATCTGGATTGGCAATCGTTGAATCACTCGGGGTTCAAAGATTTCACGGAAGGTCCGCCGCAGGATACGCCGGTGTTGTTGCGGCAGGATTCCTACAAGGCGCTGACGGAACCGGTGCAGTTCCATAACCCGGATGGCACCGTCGTGGCGGGTGCGCACACCGCGCGCTTCGGCGAAATTGAGCAGCGCTTCTATGCGACCACGGCCAAAGGACGCGCGCTTTATGACCAGTGTCTCGCTGAAGCGGATGCCGCGCGCGAGCAGCATCCCGGACTCGTTAAAAAAGATTTCGCCGCGTATGAGGAAAGGTGCGCGCAGGCGTTCGCGCCGTTTCCGAAAACGCTGCGGGAGTTGCTGCGCGCGCGCTTGGTCTATGCGCGTTACCACGCCACGCCGCGGGGCCTCGCGCAAAAAGGTCAGCTCCCGACCACTGATCTCGAGACGCTGATCGAGCAGGGCTACGTGGATTACGAGGGGCTGCGTTACGAAGATTTTCTGCCGGTGAGCGCGGCGGGAATTTTTGCTTCCAATCTCAGCCAGTACGGCACCAAAGCCACCGCCGCGGAACGTCCGGTTTATACGCAGGCCGATCTGGAAAAAATCCTGGACCGTAAAATCGTGGACGCCAACGCCACCTACGCCGGCCTGCAGGCGGAATCGGTGTTGAACACCTATACCCAACTCGGTTTGCTCGACAAACTTTCCCCGGCGGAAAAATCAGCGCTCGAAGAAGCCGTGGCGGCGTTCAAATAATCAGCTTGAAAAGCTGCCGGCGGTTTCACAGCCGAAGCTGCGGAGAGTGGTGATGCCGAAGCAAGCCCTGGAGGGGCGGCAGATTCAGGCGCGCAGCGACGATTTTCTATCGCCCCTGCCGGGGCTGGCAATTTATCCAATCAGAACCCACAGGCCACGCTGTGGACTACCGGCTATCGCGCCTCCGGCGCCAAGGAAGAGTTTTGCAACGCTCGGATTTGGTCACGGCTTTACTGGAGTCGTTTCAAAAAAGCGGATCACGCTGTCACCGTGATTGAGTTGTTTAAGCTCCCGCCACGGCGCGGGTACTTCCAGCCGATCCCGTTTGGCGTGTCCCAACGCGAAGCGTCCGTCGGGAGCCAGCACCTGGGGCAGATGCGGATCATCCAACAGTCGCTGCGCAAAAGACGTTGAACGCTGCTCGCGATTTTTTTCGCCATACGGCGGATCCGCGAGGATCAAATCGAAGGTTTGTTGAGCGGCGACGAGTTGCGGCAACGCGGCGAAAACATCCTGCGTGCGCACCGTCAGATGGGCGACCGGTAATCCGGCGGCCTCCACATTGGAGCGGATGAACGCGGCGTGGCGCGGCGATAATTCCACGCAAACGACGGATTGCGCACCGCGACTCAGACTTTCCAAACTCAATGCGCCACTTCCGGCAAAAAGTTCCAGCACGCGCGCGGACACGATCCGCTCGCCCAGCGAGTTGAACAACGCCTGCTTCAGACGATCAATCGTAGGCCGCACCGCCAAACCTTTGGGCACTTTAAGAATTCGCCCGCCCGCTTGTCCGCCTGTGATGCGCATGGAAATGATTAGGGGTTCAGCAAAATAAATTCAGGTCCGACCCATTTCAGCCAACGCGATGCCGCGCCTGCAGCCCACCGGGGTCCGCCGGATGAAAGAGCGACCTCAGCGGAACAGCTCATCGAAAAACTGTTTCATGGCCGCCCACGAACGCGCATCCGCCGCCTGGTTGTAGGCGAATCCGGTTGAGTTGTCGTTGCCCGCATTCTTCTGGGTGAAACCGTGGACGGCGCCGCCGTAGGCAATCAACTGCCAGTCCACCCGGTGCGTGCGCAACTCGTTTTCAAAAGCGGCGAGATCGGTTGCGGTGATGTAAGGATCATCCGCACCGTGGCAGGCCAGAATTTTGCATTTGATATTGCGACCGTCCGCCGGCGTGGGCGAATCCAATCCGCCGTGGAAGCTGACGATGCCGTTAAGCTCCGCGCCGCTGCGCGCCAGCTCGATCACCGTCGTGCCGCCGAAGCAATAGCCAATGGCCGCAACGCGCTTTTTATCCACCAGTTGGCTTCGCTTCAATTCGTCCAACCCCGCGTTGACCCGGGCGCGCAACAACGGACGATTGGTTTTGTATTTGGTGGCCAGGACGCCGGCTTCACTGGTGTCTTTGGGACGGATTCCTTTGCCGTAGAGATCCACGCAAAACGCCACGTAACCCAGCTTGGCCAGCAGGACGGCGCGGGATTGTTCGTACTCGGTCAACCCGAGCCATTGATGAACCACCAACACGCCGGGGCGCGGCCCTTTGATGGCGTCGT comes from the Verrucomicrobiia bacterium genome and includes:
- a CDS encoding DUF1338 family protein; translation: MSDAFADKIEMQHRLFAELSEMFGAEVPLYDKSLLVNRECNRAVCHLLGQRHRGFALTDEQLDETSSERHGAIRIGKPAEYRLICQFFAAFAMEPHNFYDMANVGPKSQPIIATAFRSRVNPDHRVFTSLLLTDFFDPATRSRIEALLATREVFSERAKQLVIKNEEQDGLDWEDAKALIAEGVNGIFKWTGHARDYPLYQELCNTGFKIAADIACFQSHHLNHLTPNTFCMDLYTAAMKFCLGELSAAEFQSRAETALRRTVARADRDWMRLHFKHMDRAVIDGFQAGEVPPRAASEIAAQLLQRLRQEDLDWQSLNHSGFKDFTEGPPQDTPVLLRQDSYKALTEPVQFHNPDGTVVAGAHTARFGEIEQRFYATTAKGRALYDQCLAEADAAREQHPGLVKKDFAAYEERCAQAFAPFPKTLRELLRARLVYARYHATPRGLAQKGQLPTTDLETLIEQGYVDYEGLRYEDFLPVSAAGIFASNLSQYGTKATAAERPVYTQADLEKILDRKIVDANATYAGLQAESVLNTYTQLGLLDKLSPAEKSALEEAVAAFK
- a CDS encoding transcriptional regulator; translated protein: MALTRAYKETVIARIKRDRKFARLLYAGAIDMLLAGETAEALSRLRDLVHAGITFKELAHETGLGEKTLHRMLNQTGNPTARNLGIIVKTVAADLGIKPKVTFVVAA
- the rsmD gene encoding 16S rRNA (guanine(966)-N(2))-methyltransferase RsmD; translated protein: MRITGGQAGGRILKVPKGLAVRPTIDRLKQALFNSLGERIVSARVLELFAGSGALSLESLSRGAQSVVCVELSPRHAAFIRSNVEAAGLPVAHLTVRTQDVFAALPQLVAAQQTFDLILADPPYGEKNREQRSTSFAQRLLDDPHLPQVLAPDGRFALGHAKRDRLEVPAPWRELKQLNHGDSVIRFFETTPVKP
- a CDS encoding type II toxin-antitoxin system RelE/ParE family toxin codes for the protein MAAAFEIREYTIEGRSPFAEWFDGLDAVTADRVDRYIRRLESGNFGVAKVVGEGVSELRLDFGSGYRVYFGRDGKTLIILLGGGGKRRQSADIAAAIVRWKHYKQTKN
- a CDS encoding PEP-CTERM sorting domain-containing protein, with the translated sequence MKKILITSLVCASLGLTQWASADILAQWSFDTLSVDSAPANTPSVNSIAADLGLGSASAYHANAASVWSTPVGNGSPKSLSANNWSVDDYFQFEASSIGYAGLVVSFDQTGSNTGPRDFGLQYSADGTTFLQFGTYTVINAGWNSSNPTPNPSSYSFDLSGITALDNATAIYFRLVNLGTTAINGNDVAAGGTGRVDNFTIATIPEPSSLTLVGGLGLLGLFFKRRHQK
- a CDS encoding dienelactone hydrolase family protein, with product MKMLLFASLVGASAVTAHATIQTQTIEYRQGETTLEGVLVYDDAIKGPRPGVLVVHQWLGLTEYEQSRAVLLAKLGYVAFCVDLYGKGIRPKDTSEAGVLATKYKTNRPLLRARVNAGLDELKRSQLVDKKRVAAIGYCFGGTTVIELARSGAELNGIVSFHGGLDSPTPADGRNIKCKILACHGADDPYITATDLAAFENELRTHRVDWQLIAYGGAVHGFTQKNAGNDNSTGFAYNQAADARSWAAMKQFFDELFR
- a CDS encoding radical SAM protein — translated: MSFFLHRSELRDLYDKVAAGERLSEADALRLFASKDLNALGAIADLARQKKVGNRASYIVNRYLNYSNYCILSCQFCAFQRKKRDKDGFELSIPQMVEKAREALRLGITELHIVGGLHPSLPFSYYTDMLKALSALNDDLGSARAPRAGSDASSEPSSNKLSGEELVNRDFPRGAENDTRGACAPRLQLKCFTANEILHLAWLGKRSVEQTLIELKAAGLESLTGGGAEIFRKEVRSAIAKGKESAEEWLDVHRIWHRLGGRSTCTMLYGHVESLADRVDHLRQLRALQDETHGFCGFVPLAYMPQDNDIPVEHAPTAFDSLRTMAISRIYLDNFDHITAYWVGLGMKLAQVALSYGADDLHGTIIEEHIFHMAGATSPQLQTEADMIKAIREAGRTPVQRNTFYEPIKVLADRPQSSANDAEPPSGKSKVSADNLATA